A region from the Populus trichocarpa isolate Nisqually-1 chromosome 18, P.trichocarpa_v4.1, whole genome shotgun sequence genome encodes:
- the LOC18107630 gene encoding protein ACCELERATED CELL DEATH 6 isoform X2, with product MQLKIDMPRPVHDQELERWKAVKFPVPKLADYGFSEPNKILQKEFYTYAKEDNFNALFGLLSDKLEHVSSEEVLNVIFKHVAASGNSLLHVAASHGGEGVTQLLCHHFPLLITRKNFLGDNALHLAARAGRFDTIQNLVKHVKIHHKTLELASLLRMKNNKGNTPLHDAVIKGCQEVACFLVYEDLEVSYHKNKEDKSPLYLAVESCDEEMIASLIKAMSEGDLEKLADGKPDIMLPEDKKGGNLLHLAASMGFLFGARLLVSRCPVAASQRNDEGNLPIHVACQKGHLEVVRELLTYWFDPMDFINEKGQNILHVAAESGQRKIVDEILRNRDLEALTNEKDYDGNTPLHLAAMYGRPEIVQALVSDKRVDKRIVNNEKLKPSDVVAKLLQGGRFEAPNSDGMNKLIDTKHEDDAARGVWNKSQDVEVRKMREVLKVLVEAGDKTEFDINLNYDLTTLTTEERNRGVGNLLVVAVLVAGVTFAGAITVPGSDVIRSYQLCNIKHGGSDIS from the exons AtgcaattaaaaatagatatgcCGAGACCAGTACATGATCAGGAGCTTGAACGATGGAAGGCAGTTAAATTCCCAGTTCCGAAGCTTGCAGACTATGGTTTTTCTGAGCCAAATAAAATACTGCAGAAGGAGTTTTATACCTATGCAAAGGAAGACAACTTCAATGCCTTGTTTGGTCTCTTGTCCGATAAACTGGAACATGTTTCATCAGAGGAAGTGCTCAATGTCATTTTCAAACATGTTGCTGCCTCCGGAAATTCACTGCTTCATGTGGCAGCAAGCCATGGAGGCGAAGGTGTGACACAGCTACTGTGTCATCACTTCCCCCTCCTAATCACCAGGAAAAATTTCCTGGGTGATAATGCGCTTCATCTGGCTGCCAGGGCTGGACGGTTTGACACAATTCAAAATCTCGTCAAGCATGTGAAAATTCATCATAAAACACTTGAACTTGCTAGCTTGCTGAGGATGAAGAATAATAAAGGAAACACCCCTTTGCATGATGCAGTCATCAAGGGTTGCCAAGAGGTGGCCTGTTTCCTCGTTTATGAAGACCTAGAAGTTTCCTACCACAAGAACAAGGAAGACAAGTCTCCCTTGTACTTGGCAGTAGAGAGTTGCGATGAGGAGATGATTGCTTCTCTTATAAAAGCTATGTCGGAAGGAGATTTAG AAAAACTAGCGGACGGCAAGCCGGATATAATGCTTCCCGAGGACAAAAAAGGGGGAAATCTCCTTCATCTTGCAGCATCCATGGGCTTCCTTTTTGGAGCAAGACTCCTGGTTAGTCGATGTCCTGTTGCCGCATCACAAAGAAACGACGAAGGCAACTTACCCATCCATGTTGCATGCCAGAAGGGCCATCTTGAAGTAGTACGCGAACTACTTACTTATTGGTTCGATCCAATGGATTTTATCAACGAAAAAGGACAGAATATTCTTCATGTTGCAGCGGAGAGTGGACAGAGGAAAATAGTGGATGAAATATTGAGAAATCGAGATCTGGAAGCACTTACAAATGAGAAAGATTACGATGGAAATACACCTTTGCACTTGGCTGCAATGTATGGCCGTCCTGAGATAGTGCAGGCACTAGTGAGTGACAAGCGGGTGGATAAAAGGATTGTTAATAATGAAAAGTTGAAACCATCTGATGTTGTTGCGAAATTACTGCAAGGCGGACGCTTTGAAGCACCAAATTCAGATGGAATG AACAAGCTAATCGATACCAAGCATGAGGATGATGCTGCGAGAGGTGTATGGAACAAATCGCAGGACGTAGAAGTTCGCAAAATG CGTGAGGTATTAAAAGTTTTGGTGGAGGCAGGTGATAAGACTGAGTTTGACATCAATCTTAACTATGATTTAACGACGTTAACGACGGAGGAACGGAACAGAGGGGTAGGGAATCTTCTCGTGGTGGCAGTACTGGTAGCTGGAGTAACCTTCGCTGGTGCTATCACTGTGCCTGGATCAG ATGTCATTAGGTCGTACCAGTTATGTAACATCAAGCATGGAGGTAGCGacatctcttaa
- the LOC18107630 gene encoding protein ACCELERATED CELL DEATH 6 isoform X1 gives MQLKIDMPRPVHDQELERWKAVKFPVPKLADYGFSEPNKILQKEFYTYAKEDNFNALFGLLSDKLEHVSSEEVLNVIFKHVAASGNSLLHVAASHGGEGVTQLLCHHFPLLITRKNFLGDNALHLAARAGRFDTIQNLVKHVKIHHKTLELASLLRMKNNKGNTPLHDAVIKGCQEVACFLVYEDLEVSYHKNKEDKSPLYLAVESCDEEMIASLIKAMSEGDLEKLADGKPDIMLPEDKKGGNLLHLAASMGFLFGARLLVSRCPVAASQRNDEGNLPIHVACQKGHLEVVRELLTYWFDPMDFINEKGQNILHVAAESGQRKIVDEILRNRDLEALTNEKDYDGNTPLHLAAMYGRPEIVQALVSDKRVDKRIVNNEKLKPSDVVAKLLQGGRFEAPNSDGMNKLIDTKHEDDAARGVWNKSQDVEVRKMREVLKVLVEAGDKTEFDINLNYDLTTLTTEERNRGVGNLLVVAVLVAGVTFAGAITVPGSGSDLSSDSSKNLMRAYIFFDMLAMNFSLIAAIILCQMSLGRTSYVTSSMEVATSLNFYSLLCMGLAYTFILAITVQEHTGFFIIIITLQAYLFFTQLVCSYGLMLSTANSVLSFLRANPFKFMARMERRMDVRTSLTGRE, from the exons AtgcaattaaaaatagatatgcCGAGACCAGTACATGATCAGGAGCTTGAACGATGGAAGGCAGTTAAATTCCCAGTTCCGAAGCTTGCAGACTATGGTTTTTCTGAGCCAAATAAAATACTGCAGAAGGAGTTTTATACCTATGCAAAGGAAGACAACTTCAATGCCTTGTTTGGTCTCTTGTCCGATAAACTGGAACATGTTTCATCAGAGGAAGTGCTCAATGTCATTTTCAAACATGTTGCTGCCTCCGGAAATTCACTGCTTCATGTGGCAGCAAGCCATGGAGGCGAAGGTGTGACACAGCTACTGTGTCATCACTTCCCCCTCCTAATCACCAGGAAAAATTTCCTGGGTGATAATGCGCTTCATCTGGCTGCCAGGGCTGGACGGTTTGACACAATTCAAAATCTCGTCAAGCATGTGAAAATTCATCATAAAACACTTGAACTTGCTAGCTTGCTGAGGATGAAGAATAATAAAGGAAACACCCCTTTGCATGATGCAGTCATCAAGGGTTGCCAAGAGGTGGCCTGTTTCCTCGTTTATGAAGACCTAGAAGTTTCCTACCACAAGAACAAGGAAGACAAGTCTCCCTTGTACTTGGCAGTAGAGAGTTGCGATGAGGAGATGATTGCTTCTCTTATAAAAGCTATGTCGGAAGGAGATTTAG AAAAACTAGCGGACGGCAAGCCGGATATAATGCTTCCCGAGGACAAAAAAGGGGGAAATCTCCTTCATCTTGCAGCATCCATGGGCTTCCTTTTTGGAGCAAGACTCCTGGTTAGTCGATGTCCTGTTGCCGCATCACAAAGAAACGACGAAGGCAACTTACCCATCCATGTTGCATGCCAGAAGGGCCATCTTGAAGTAGTACGCGAACTACTTACTTATTGGTTCGATCCAATGGATTTTATCAACGAAAAAGGACAGAATATTCTTCATGTTGCAGCGGAGAGTGGACAGAGGAAAATAGTGGATGAAATATTGAGAAATCGAGATCTGGAAGCACTTACAAATGAGAAAGATTACGATGGAAATACACCTTTGCACTTGGCTGCAATGTATGGCCGTCCTGAGATAGTGCAGGCACTAGTGAGTGACAAGCGGGTGGATAAAAGGATTGTTAATAATGAAAAGTTGAAACCATCTGATGTTGTTGCGAAATTACTGCAAGGCGGACGCTTTGAAGCACCAAATTCAGATGGAATG AACAAGCTAATCGATACCAAGCATGAGGATGATGCTGCGAGAGGTGTATGGAACAAATCGCAGGACGTAGAAGTTCGCAAAATG CGTGAGGTATTAAAAGTTTTGGTGGAGGCAGGTGATAAGACTGAGTTTGACATCAATCTTAACTATGATTTAACGACGTTAACGACGGAGGAACGGAACAGAGGGGTAGGGAATCTTCTCGTGGTGGCAGTACTGGTAGCTGGAGTAACCTTCGCTGGTGCTATCACTGTGCCTGGATCAGGTTCTGATCTTAGCAGTGATAGTTCAAAAAATCTGATGAGagcttatatattttttgacatgCTAGCTATGAATTTCTCCCTCATCGCCGCTATAATCCTTTGTCAGATGTCATTAGGTCGTACCAGTTATGTAACATCAAGCATGGAGGTAGCGacatctcttaatttttactCCCTTCTCTGCATGGGTTTAGCATATACATTCATCCTGGCAATCACGGTGCAAGAACATACTGGATTTTTCATAATCATCATCACATTACAAgcctatcttttttttacccAATTAGTTTGTTCCTATGGATTGATGCTTTCAACTGCAAATTCAGTATTGTCTTTCCTGCGTGCAAATCCCTTTAAATTCATGGCTCGAATGGAAAGAAGGATGGATGTACGGACTTCTCTTACGGGTAGAGAATAG
- the LOC18107630 gene encoding protein ACCELERATED CELL DEATH 6 isoform X3, whose product MQLKIDMPRPVHDQELERWKAVKFPVPKLADYGFSEPNKILQKEFYTYAKEDNFNALFGLLSDKLEHVSSEEVLNVIFKHVAASGNSLLHVAASHGGEGVTQLLCHHFPLLITRKNFLGDNALHLAARAGRFDTIQNLVKHVKIHHKTLELASLLRMKNNKGNTPLHDAVIKGCQEVACFLVYEDLEVSYHKNKEDKSPLYLAVESCDEEMIASLIKAMSEGDLEKLADGKPDIMLPEDKKGGNLLHLAASMGFLFGARLLVSRCPVAASQRNDEGNLPIHVACQKGHLEVVRELLTYWFDPMDFINEKGQNILHVAAESGQRKIVDEILRNRDLEALTNEKDYDGNTPLHLAAMYGRPEIVQALVSDKRVDKRIVNNEKLKPSDVVAKLLQGGRFEAPNSDGMNKLIDTKHEDDAARGVWNKSQDVEVRKMVIRLSLTSILTMI is encoded by the exons AtgcaattaaaaatagatatgcCGAGACCAGTACATGATCAGGAGCTTGAACGATGGAAGGCAGTTAAATTCCCAGTTCCGAAGCTTGCAGACTATGGTTTTTCTGAGCCAAATAAAATACTGCAGAAGGAGTTTTATACCTATGCAAAGGAAGACAACTTCAATGCCTTGTTTGGTCTCTTGTCCGATAAACTGGAACATGTTTCATCAGAGGAAGTGCTCAATGTCATTTTCAAACATGTTGCTGCCTCCGGAAATTCACTGCTTCATGTGGCAGCAAGCCATGGAGGCGAAGGTGTGACACAGCTACTGTGTCATCACTTCCCCCTCCTAATCACCAGGAAAAATTTCCTGGGTGATAATGCGCTTCATCTGGCTGCCAGGGCTGGACGGTTTGACACAATTCAAAATCTCGTCAAGCATGTGAAAATTCATCATAAAACACTTGAACTTGCTAGCTTGCTGAGGATGAAGAATAATAAAGGAAACACCCCTTTGCATGATGCAGTCATCAAGGGTTGCCAAGAGGTGGCCTGTTTCCTCGTTTATGAAGACCTAGAAGTTTCCTACCACAAGAACAAGGAAGACAAGTCTCCCTTGTACTTGGCAGTAGAGAGTTGCGATGAGGAGATGATTGCTTCTCTTATAAAAGCTATGTCGGAAGGAGATTTAG AAAAACTAGCGGACGGCAAGCCGGATATAATGCTTCCCGAGGACAAAAAAGGGGGAAATCTCCTTCATCTTGCAGCATCCATGGGCTTCCTTTTTGGAGCAAGACTCCTGGTTAGTCGATGTCCTGTTGCCGCATCACAAAGAAACGACGAAGGCAACTTACCCATCCATGTTGCATGCCAGAAGGGCCATCTTGAAGTAGTACGCGAACTACTTACTTATTGGTTCGATCCAATGGATTTTATCAACGAAAAAGGACAGAATATTCTTCATGTTGCAGCGGAGAGTGGACAGAGGAAAATAGTGGATGAAATATTGAGAAATCGAGATCTGGAAGCACTTACAAATGAGAAAGATTACGATGGAAATACACCTTTGCACTTGGCTGCAATGTATGGCCGTCCTGAGATAGTGCAGGCACTAGTGAGTGACAAGCGGGTGGATAAAAGGATTGTTAATAATGAAAAGTTGAAACCATCTGATGTTGTTGCGAAATTACTGCAAGGCGGACGCTTTGAAGCACCAAATTCAGATGGAATG AACAAGCTAATCGATACCAAGCATGAGGATGATGCTGCGAGAGGTGTATGGAACAAATCGCAGGACGTAGAAGTTCGCAAAATG GTGATAAGACTGAGTTTGACATCAATCTTAACTATGATTTAA